One region of candidate division WOR-3 bacterium genomic DNA includes:
- the ffh gene encoding signal recognition particle protein, translating into MFQNLTDKFQIFKRKVFGYGRITRIEIDALLKDLRITLLEADVHYQVVKEFIDNVNKKALNQSLDKRLNPGEVIMKIVFEELVELLGKNPHTFNFKNTGPTIVSLLGLQGVGKTTTAAKIAYRFRNRKVLLVPADAKRPAAVEQLTQLGRRNNLPVFPLQNGDPLRTVQEAKMTAEKEGYGLMIIDTAGRLHIDEELVAELIQIHNAVKPDYKILVADGMTGQDAVNQAKTFKEKVGLDGVILTKLDGDARGGAALSIARVTGVPLYFIGISENIEGLEEFYPERIAQRILGMGDVVSLVEKVKSIEKEVDQAKIQKKIAHGDLNLADFLEQMRAIKKLGPLSQLVGMLPGVKESDIDEKEFKKIEAIINSMTKKEREHPEIIDGSRRRRIAAGSGTTVAEVNQLLKQFFYARDLLKRMAQGKLPGKIPFRFR; encoded by the coding sequence ATGTTCCAAAATCTGACCGATAAATTTCAGATCTTCAAAAGAAAGGTTTTTGGATACGGCAGGATTACCAGGATTGAAATCGATGCCTTACTAAAAGACTTGCGGATTACCTTGCTGGAAGCAGATGTTCATTATCAGGTGGTAAAGGAGTTCATTGATAATGTAAATAAAAAGGCATTGAACCAGAGCCTTGACAAACGGCTTAATCCAGGAGAAGTGATCATGAAGATTGTTTTCGAAGAACTGGTAGAATTGCTGGGAAAGAATCCCCACACTTTCAACTTTAAAAACACCGGTCCGACGATAGTAAGTCTTTTGGGACTCCAGGGTGTGGGTAAAACGACGACTGCGGCCAAGATTGCATATCGATTTCGGAACCGCAAAGTGCTGCTCGTGCCTGCCGATGCAAAAAGGCCGGCAGCCGTGGAGCAACTGACTCAGTTGGGGAGAAGAAATAACCTTCCGGTCTTCCCTTTGCAAAATGGCGACCCGCTCCGGACCGTCCAGGAGGCAAAAATGACTGCGGAAAAAGAAGGTTACGGTTTGATGATTATTGATACCGCGGGTAGACTGCACATTGATGAGGAGCTCGTTGCTGAATTAATTCAGATTCATAATGCGGTTAAACCCGATTATAAAATTCTGGTCGCCGATGGGATGACCGGACAGGATGCGGTAAATCAGGCGAAGACATTTAAAGAGAAGGTCGGACTTGATGGGGTGATTTTGACCAAACTTGATGGTGATGCCCGGGGTGGTGCAGCATTGTCAATTGCCCGGGTTACAGGAGTTCCTTTATACTTTATTGGAATAAGTGAAAACATTGAGGGTCTGGAAGAATTCTATCCGGAAAGGATTGCCCAGAGAATTCTGGGCATGGGCGATGTAGTAAGTCTGGTAGAAAAAGTAAAATCCATTGAAAAAGAAGTTGACCAGGCAAAAATCCAGAAAAAGATTGCTCACGGTGATTTGAACCTTGCTGATTTTCTGGAGCAGATGCGGGCGATAAAGAAATTAGGACCGCTCTCCCAACTTGTCGGGATGCTTCCTGGGGTGAAGGAGAGCGACATCGACGAAAAGGAATTTAAAAAGATTGAAGCGATCATAAACTCCATGACCAAAAAGGAAAGAGAGCATCCGGAGATTATCGACGGTTCCCGGCGCCGGCGGATTGCCGCCGGGAGCGGAACGACCGTCGCCGAAGTTAACCAGTTGCTCAAACAATTCTTTTATGCCCGAGATTTATTGAAAAGAATGGCTCAGGGAAAATTGCCCGGTAAAATACCCTTCAGGTTTAGGTGA